In Atopobium sp. oral taxon 416, the genomic stretch GCTTTACGCCCAGCACATCATAGAAATTACGTTTGTTAGCCATAAAGCTTTCGCCCCCTTTTTATAAATTTTGCCCGAACCTCAGCGCGGCTCGGGCAAAAAGCAGTTTGCTGTATCAGTCTTTTGTGTCCTCAGCCGTATCTTTGTCGGCCTTGTCTTTGTCTTTCTTCTCTTGGGACCGTTTCTTGCCACCGTAGGTGACCGTCACCATCGCCGAGCGAATGATCTTGTCGCCCATCCGGTAGCCCTTCTGATACACCTGAGCCACAGTGTCCTCATAGACATCCGTGTTCTCCTCGCGGCCCACTGCTTGATGCAAAAGGGGATCAAAAGGCTCGCCAGCGGGGTCAATGACCTCGACACCTTCGCCACCTAAAATCCCGAGCAACTTCGTATGAACCGCTTCAATGCCTTCGGCAAACTGAGTCAAATTCTGATCCTTATCAGCTGAGTTCTTCGCGTGCTGAATTGCACGCTCCATATCGTCGAGGACCGGCAACAGTTTCCCGATCAGGCGCTCATTGGCGCGTGAACGTTCATCCGCGCGCTCCTGATTGGCGCGCTTGCGAAAGTTCTGCCACTCAGCCTGCAGGCGGATGAACTTGTCCTCCGCCGCTTTCTGGGCCTCCTGGGCCTTCTTGAGCTCATCCTCGGCATCGCTCAGCTTCTTCGCCAGACCATTACGCTCAGAAGCCGCTTTGTCGGCATCTTTCTTCAGATCATCGGC encodes the following:
- the grpE gene encoding nucleotide exchange factor GrpE, yielding MKVPIDKDEEKPQDQSSDATPEDTQEQKDQSTESNNDTVDTKAADNREDISEEDMIEAAIKAGEQAAADDLKKDADKAASERNGLAKKLSDAEDELKKAQEAQKAAEDKFIRLQAEWQNFRKRANQERADERSRANERLIGKLLPVLDDMERAIQHAKNSADKDQNLTQFAEGIEAVHTKLLGILGGEGVEVIDPAGEPFDPLLHQAVGREENTDVYEDTVAQVYQKGYRMGDKIIRSAMVTVTYGGKKRSQEKKDKDKADKDTAEDTKD